The DNA window TTCCTACTCCGTTTATTTACGAGCTGCCTATGCTCTGAGTCTGGGTGACTTTTCTATAGGACTGGCTGCTAGCTCACCCGGAAAATTTCGACTGGATGAGTATCGAAATGCAGACAAACTCAGAGAAAGACAGGCGGAAAGTATTGATTTTGGCATAAAATACAATTTTTCACAAAACTTTGCTTATTATACCGAACTCAGAAAAATTTTATGGGAAAAATCGGCTTTTGAGCTAAATGGCATGGAAGAAAAACCGGATTTTGAAAGAGGTATAGGAGCTGAAGCTAAAATCAGCCAGGGACTCAGCTATTCATTCACAAAAAGAAATACCTATATTCTCAAAACAGGACTGGAATTTGGTGGATACTACAACGAAAAAGGAGAAAATGTGCGTCGTCTCGGCCTGGCTCTGGGACTCGGAATTCAATTTGCCAATAAAAACCGGGACGAAACGGATGCACTATCTTTCCATCTATCCGTTTTGGATTATAGCCTTATCCGAAGCCAAAAAGAAAAACGTGCCGAAACGAGATTTTATGCTTCCCTTCATTATTCTTTCGGAGATTATTCTTACACTCAATTGGATAACTTCGAACCCTGAAGGCTTTTTTCAAAGCTAAAATTTTTAGAGGAAAAAAGAAGTTTTCAGTAAGAATAATAAGAAAATCCTGTACCTGATGCAAAAAAAACTTTTCTATTTCCTTCTCCTATTCCTGTTGATTCCATCCGGGAAAAATGTTTATCCGGGTGATTCTCTAAATAGTATCCTGGCCATCGTAGGTTCTGTTTCTATTACTAAATTTGATTACGAAGATGGGCTGGAAAAATATGAAAAACTAAAAAAGTTTATGCCGGACCTGGAGAAGAAGAAAGAAGGCTCTATCAAATCCAGAGTTTTGGATTTTTTAATAATGAGAGCTATTGTAGACTTAACTGCTGATGAAGAAACCATACAGGTCAATAAATCTCGTATAGAAGGCGAAATCCAAAAACGTATGGAACTCATGCAGATTGACGATCCTAAAAAATTTGAACAGGTGATTGAATCCCAGACCGGTCTACCTTATGATCTCTGGGTAGGAGAGATTCCCTTTCAAATTAAAAAAGCTCAGCTTATGCAAATTCGTATTCCTACCCAGTTACCAAATGAGGAAGAGATTCAAGACTGGTATAACAAGAATAAAACCAAAGTTGGCTTTGAGATGCGGTATAGAGAAATTGCTCTTGTTCCCAATGGTTCATCCATTAAAGAAGAACAAAGAATATTTAAAGATATTTCTAATATTTACAAAAAGGTAAGGGGAAACCGCTCTGCGTTTATTAGCCTTGCCTCAAGTTCTCAAAACGAATCCAAATTATATCACGGACTTATGGACTGGTCACCGGCTTTTGAAATTTTTAATAAAAGTAAAGTTATAGCTTCAGTTGCTGCCAGAATGGGCATTGGTACAATCTCAGAAGTATTTCGGGATGAAAAAAAACGTTACTGCATCCTCCTCCTCGAAGGAAAACGTCCAACTCCCCTTGAACACATTCGAACCGGCATTCAAAACATTCTTTACCGTGAGAAAGAAGACATGACCTTTGCCCGATGGATTGAACAAAGAAGAAAAGAAATCAATATCCAGATTTTTGATTCAGAATATTTGAATGAGCACGGTCTTCCCCTTCCCAGCCAGGAATTTGTTATAAAGGACTCAGATGAATAAACAGGTTTACACAGCTTCAGCGGTTGCAGTTTTTATCCCTACTTCGCATTATGCTACTTTAGATAATTCGAATCATCTAAATTTCTTATTTTCTATTTTTTTAGATAAGTTAAACCTTGCCTTTCCGGGTTTACCGATATACTGTACGAAACTACCCTCTTCAATTTCTTTTCCAAAAGCTCAAATCCTCCCTCATACAGAAGAAAAAGATTTTTTATTAGAGGTAGTTAAGGATTTACCCGAATCCAGGTTTCCGGAACCCGATATCGATGAAGTTCACCTGGCCTACTTTTACGGTATATCTCCTCTTTTCGACCTCGAACTTTATAAAGAAATGCAAGAAAGCCACAGCAAGTATCTTGCTCAGTATTCCTACAGTGAAAACCTTCCTCCGGGAATCGTTCCCTATATTCTTTCAAGAGAATTCATTCATTCCTTACCCCCTATCTTAAGCGGAACCGTTCATGAGTATTTACTAAAAAACCTGAACCAATTTGATGTAGAGATTTTTTATAAAGAACCCGATCTCAGACAATACCGTCTGGAATTTCATCTACCCAATCCTCGTTCTATTCAACTTTGTTATTCCCTTCTTCAGTTGAATAAGGATATAACATACTCAGATATCTTTACCTGTTTATTAGATAATTCGCATCTTTTTCGTTCTTATCCTTCTTATCTTGAATTAGAGATATACCGATCCTGTAAAGCCTCCTGTTCTTTTTGTCCGAGACAAAGTATAGACAAAACAAAAGACGGAAGTCAATTAAATATAGAGAATATTCGTGTTTTAATGGATACTGTAGAGTCCGGAAATTCCGAACTTACCGTTTGTCTCGGCGGCATGGGAGAACCCCTACTTCACCCGGAATTGACCAGTATCTGCAAAGAAATTGTAACTTCACATAAACTTAAAGAGCTCATCATAGAAACAGCATTTTACAAAAATGTTGAGAATCTGAGCGACCTTCTTTCCTCCTTAGATGAGAACCAGAAAAAAAAATGTTCTATTATTATAAACCTCAATACTCTTTCGGAGGATAAATTTATAGAACTACATAAAGCCCCGACCACGGTAAATAAAATATTAGAAAAACTGCAAAGTTTAAAAACTCAATTTCCTACTGTTTCTTTTCATGTACAAATGCTTCGAATGCAGGAAAATGATTCTGAGATCAATGAATATTTTACTTATTTTGAAAAACTTAAAATACCTGTTATATTACAAAAATTTAACCGATTTCTAAATCACCTTGAAGAAAAACGTGTGACAGATCTAACACCGGTAAAGCGGGAATTTTGCTGGCATCTGGCAAGGGAACTTTACGTACAGGCAAACGGAGATGTTTCTGCCTGTAGACAATTAATAGAAAAAGAAGTTATTCTCGGCAATATAAATAAGGAGAGTATTATGGAAATTTGGAATCGAAACTCCAATACATTCCGACATTCTTTAAAATTAGAACACGAACTTACCGGTCTTCCCTGTCTGAGTTGTGATGAATGGTATACCTTCAATGCCTAAAACATTTGCATTTATTCAAGCCCGAACCGGCTCGAGCCGCCTTCCCGGCAAAGTTTTATATCCTCTCCCGGAAAATTCAAACACCAGTCTTCTCTGCCACATTTTTTATAGATTACAGAAAGTCCTCCCTTTAGCACAGATTGTTCTGCTCATCCCGGAAGGAGACAGTCAATTAAAGGAATACGCAAAAAGCAAAGGCTATCTTTACTTTGAAGGTTCTGAAAATAATGTACGGGAACGTTATCTTCAGGCAGCTTTACATTTTCATGCAGAATTAATCCTCCGACTTACCGGAGATAATCCCTTTATCGATATTGAACACATTTCTTTGTTGCTGGAAGCCTTTCAAAATTCTGAAGTAGAAATTGCTTCTTTTGAAGGACTTCCACTGGGAATCGGTATAGAAGCCTTTACTCTTTCTGGCCTTCAAAGAGAACCTTCCGGTGGTTTTTTAGATAGACATAATGAACACGTTTCTCTTCATATGAAAGAAAAAGAAGGGGAATACAACTTTTTGAAATTGCAGGCCCTATTAACAGAAGAGGAAATTGAAATTTCAAATAAACTTCGCCTTACTATAGATGAAAAAAAGGACTACGAATTTTCTTCACAACTCCTTTCCAAATTTGATGATATATTTAGCTTTTCTCTTCAGGATATTTTTTCCCTATATCGCTCAAATCCCAATTTCTTTACCTATAATCAAACTGTTCAACAGATAAGCTTTTCGGTTAATTCAAAAAAAGCATATACAGGATC is part of the Leptospiraceae bacterium genome and encodes:
- a CDS encoding putative peptidyl-prolyl cis-trans isomerase; its protein translation is MQKKLFYFLLLFLLIPSGKNVYPGDSLNSILAIVGSVSITKFDYEDGLEKYEKLKKFMPDLEKKKEGSIKSRVLDFLIMRAIVDLTADEETIQVNKSRIEGEIQKRMELMQIDDPKKFEQVIESQTGLPYDLWVGEIPFQIKKAQLMQIRIPTQLPNEEEIQDWYNKNKTKVGFEMRYREIALVPNGSSIKEEQRIFKDISNIYKKVRGNRSAFISLASSSQNESKLYHGLMDWSPAFEIFNKSKVIASVAARMGIGTISEVFRDEKKRYCILLLEGKRPTPLEHIRTGIQNILYREKEDMTFARWIEQRRKEINIQIFDSEYLNEHGLPLPSQEFVIKDSDE
- a CDS encoding spiro-SPASM protein, with amino-acid sequence MNKQVYTASAVAVFIPTSHYATLDNSNHLNFLFSIFLDKLNLAFPGLPIYCTKLPSSISFPKAQILPHTEEKDFLLEVVKDLPESRFPEPDIDEVHLAYFYGISPLFDLELYKEMQESHSKYLAQYSYSENLPPGIVPYILSREFIHSLPPILSGTVHEYLLKNLNQFDVEIFYKEPDLRQYRLEFHLPNPRSIQLCYSLLQLNKDITYSDIFTCLLDNSHLFRSYPSYLELEIYRSCKASCSFCPRQSIDKTKDGSQLNIENIRVLMDTVESGNSELTVCLGGMGEPLLHPELTSICKEIVTSHKLKELIIETAFYKNVENLSDLLSSLDENQKKKCSIIINLNTLSEDKFIELHKAPTTVNKILEKLQSLKTQFPTVSFHVQMLRMQENDSEINEYFTYFEKLKIPVILQKFNRFLNHLEEKRVTDLTPVKREFCWHLARELYVQANGDVSACRQLIEKEVILGNINKESIMEIWNRNSNTFRHSLKLEHELTGLPCLSCDEWYTFNA